From Trichoderma atroviride chromosome 1, complete sequence, one genomic window encodes:
- a CDS encoding uncharacterized protein (EggNog:ENOG41): MPRVITLKQVEGKPGEVYYPIQIKEVPKPTPGPGEVLVRISAVALNHRDLFIRRHQYPAISFTNPMFADGYGTVVEIGPDVTRKDLLHKPVLLTPMRGWESDPAGPEDARGFAVIGSSRLTEAATGQDYAVVPEDEVVLAPEHLTPGEGAALPLVGLTGWRALVTKSNAAFPGSNILVTGIGGGVALAVLQFAVGFGCNVFVSSGDPEKLERAKALGAKGGVNYKSETWEKDLAALLPKDRPYLDAIIDGAGGPIIKKTIRILKPGAVISQYGMTVSPKMDWLMQAVLAHVELKGVTMGSKKEFKDMVAFVREKKIRPVISKTIKGLGDLEAIDKLFEEMEHGRQFGKLVIEVDDSEASSPRL, from the exons ATGCCGCGAGTTATCACGTTGAAGCAAGTTGAGGGCAAGCCGGGAGAAGTCTACTATCC CATCCAAATCAAGGAAGTCCCCAAGCCCACACCGGGCCCGGGCGAGGTTCTCGTCCGCATCTCCGCCGTAGCCCTCAACCACCGAGATCTCTTCATCCGTCGCCACCAGTATCCTGCCATTTCATTCACCAACCCCATGTTTGCCGATGGCTATGGAACCGTCGTCGAAATCGGGCCGGATGTCACCCGCAAAGACCTCCTTCATAAGCCCGTCCTGCTGACGCCTATGCGTGGGTGGGAGTCTGACCCTGCCGGGCCTGAAGATGCCAGAGGGTTTGCCGtcattggcagcagcaggctcaCCGAGGCTGCAACTGGACAGGACTACGCCGTTGTGCCGGAAGACGAGGTTGTTCTCGCGCCAGAGCACCTCACGCCCGGCGAAGGCGCCGCGCTGCCTCTGGTGGGACTTACAGGATGGAGAGCTCTGGTAACCAAGAGCAACGCCGCTTTCCCCGGGAGCAACATCCTCGTGACGGGTATTGGCGGCGGAGTTGCGTTGGCTGTTCTGCAGTTTGCCGTCGGCTTTGGATGCAacgtcttcgtctcttccGGCGACCCGGAGAAGCTCGAGCGGGCCAAGGCTCTGGGTGCAAAGGGAGGCGTCAACTACAAGTCTGAGACGTGGGAGAAGGAtctggctgctctgctgcccaAAGACCGGCCCTATCTGGATGCCATCATCGACGGTGCCGGTGGGCCAATTATCAAAAAGACGATCCGCATCTTGAAGCCCGGCGCGGTCATCTCCCAGTACGGCATGACAGTGTCTCCCAAGATGGACTGGCTGATGCAGGCCGTGCTGGCCCACGTCGAGCTCAAGGGCGTGACAATGGGGTCGAAGAAGGAGTTTAAGGATATGGTGGCGTTTGtcagagaaaagaagattagGCCAGTTATTAGCAAGACGATCAAGGGCCTGGGTGACCTCGAGGCCATCGACAAGCTGtttgaggagatggagcacGGAAGGCAGTTTGGCAAGCTGGTGATTGAGGTTGACGACTCCGAAGCATCCTCTCCAAGGCTGTAA
- a CDS encoding uncharacterized protein (EggNog:ENOG41), translating to MPRQNVSSGSKFEEEIGYSRAVIVDDWIFVSGTTGYNYDTGNISADVCEQTEQTMANIDKALREAGSSVSEVVRVRYILPNRNDFPCIKPVLRKWFGQVRPAATMVQAELMLDEMKIEIEVTAKKGAGVASQ from the exons ATGCCTCGCCAAAACGTCAGCTCCGGTTCCAAGTTCGAAGAGGAAATCGGCTACTCCCGAGCCGTTATTGTTGATGACTGGATCTTTGTGTCGGGGACCACTGG ATACAACTATGATACCGGCAACATCTCTGCCGATGTCTGCGAACAAACTGAGCAGACAATGGCCAATATCGACAAGGCGTTGAGAGAAGCTGGTTCTTCCGTGTCCGAAGTTGTCCGTGTGCGGTACATTCTTCCAAATCGCAACGACTTCCCTTGCATCAAGCCCGTGCTGAGAAAATGGTTCGGCCAAGTGCGACCTGCGGCGACAATGGTACAAGCTGAACTAATGCTGGACGAAATGAAGATTGAAATAGAGGTGACGGCTAAGAAGGGAGCTGGAGTGGCGAGTCAATGA
- a CDS encoding uncharacterized protein (EggNog:ENOG41) has protein sequence MDAEDGTVPLDETYTETASYHGRTFQQHALANKIYFAPIDEEEISHRPKMILECGFGAGDWSVDVAEQYPDAEVIGLDISPHMIPEELPDNLDLQVDDLNADFTFPSNHFDVVHSQLMAGGIRANRWQSYMKDIYRVLQPGGWCQMVEMYLNAQSDNGTLSADHALSRWSSGYLDAMHPQKDPRAALRLKDWMTNAGFVDIESRLLTLPMCPWPTDPRDHDIGTLNAGIVSQLLYSLGLYPFTKMRDMPLEDFQLMVAQARNESTNPSYRVRKCSAPGIAAGR, from the exons ATGGATGCAGA GGATGGAACCGTTCCCCTTGACGAAACATATACAGAAACGGCCAGCTACCACGGACGTACTTTTCAGCAGCATGCCTTGGCAAACAAGATATATTTTGCTCCGATCGATGAA GAAGAAATATCGCA CCGGCCAAAGATGATTCTCGAATGCGGATTCGGTGCAGGAGACTGGTCTGTCGATGTCGCTGAGCAGTATCCAGACGCGGAG GTCATCGGATTGGACATCAGTCCGCACATGATCCCAGAAGAGTTGCCGGACAATCTAGACCTTCAAGTCGACGATCTGAACGCAGA CTTCACATTTCCATCCAATCACTTCGATGTCGTACACAGCCAGTTGATGGCAGGTGGGATCCGCGCAAACCGCTGGCAAAGCTATATGAAAGACATATACCGCGTGCTCCAACCTGGGGGCTGGTGTCAAATGGTCGAGATGTATCTCAATGCTCAATCGGACAATGGAACACTATCTGCAG ATCATGCGCTTTCGAGGTGGTCCAGCGGATATCTTGATGCCATGCATCCTCAAAAGGACCCAAGAGCAGCTCTACGCCTCAAAGATTGGATGACGAATGCAGGCTTTGTCGACATCGAATCACGCCTTCTGACACTGCCCATGTGCCCTTGGCCAACCG ATCCCCGCGATCATGACATCGGTACTTTGAATGCAGGCATCGTAAGCCAGCTGCTCTATTCGCTGGGGCTTTACCCGTTCacgaagatgagaga CATGCCCTTGGAAGATTTCCAGCTCATGGTGGCTCAGGCGAGAAATGAGTCCACGAATCCTTCGTACAGGGTGCGTAAATGCTCAGCGCCAGGTATTGCAGCTGGGAGATGA
- a CDS encoding uncharacterized protein (EggNog:ENOG41~TransMembrane:8 (n2-10c28/29o38-59i71-93o113-131i160-180o186-206i244-261o273-291i303-328o)), whose product MAATFLTGAAFGAATMGASFHNPAIVVAQMKFENFHMVQAFLAATASSAVIYTVAEHFGYVKLKPRSSSPIGLFSTYDGNIIGGALLGAGMALSGSCPGTLYPQLAAGVHTGFHALNGAIIGGILWTGLLAKMAKGCKERANATPITTTANDQVGLSRGVTLLLFEAACISILAATTIYTPPFPGAKILGTTGGLIIGLSQLFSIITRKSMIGISTAYEEIGNHFWWLIKGAEPNAKPTSYNSIVFAAGVTAGAWGLLQAIPSLASAPVFEAPPLLAMAGGALMVIGARMAGGCTSGHGISGISLLSLSSMITIGCAFAAGAVVAPLVY is encoded by the exons ATGGCGGCAACATTCTTAACTGGTGCAGCCTTTGGAGCTGCTACGATGGGCGCTTCCTTTCATAATCCTGCCATAGTTGTTGCCCAGATGAAGTTTGAAAACTTTCACATGGTACAGGCATTTCTGGCCGCAACTGCAAGCAGCGC AGTCATATACACTGTTGCAGAGCATTTCGGCTACGTCAAGTTGAAGCCCAGAAGCTCCTCACCGATAGGTCTCTTCTCTACATATGACGGCAACATCATCGGCGGTGCCCTCCTCGGTGCCGGAATGGCCTTGTCAGGATCGTGCCCAGGAACTTTGTATCCTCAGCTGGCTGCCGGCGTTCATACAGGTTTCCACGCACTCAACGGAGCCATAATCGGCGGTATTTTATGGACCGGACTCcttgccaagatggccaagggGTGTAAAGAAAGAGCAAACGCCACTCCCATAACGACGACGGCAAATGACCAAGTTGGTCTGAGTAGAGGTGTCACATTGCTTCTCTTTGAGGCTGCGTGCATCTCAATCCTCGCAGCAACCACAATCTATACTCCCCCATTTCCCGGAGCAAAGATTCTCGGAACCACGGGCGGGCTCATCATTGGTCTCTCCCAgctcttttccatcatcacaCGAAAGTCCATGATTGGCATTTCCACCGCATACGAAGAGATTGGTAACCACTTTTGGTGGTTAATCAAGGGTGCAGAACCAAACGCGAAACCGACTTCATACaacagcatcgtcttcgCCGCCGGCGTCACTGCTGGAGCCTGGGGACTGCTCCAGGCTATACCTTCGCTGGCGAGTGCTCCTGTGTTTGAGGCGCCGCCATTGTTGGCAATGGCAGGAGGTGCTCTCATGGTTATCGGGGCGCGAATGGCGGGTGGCTGTACGTCTGGGCACGGCATCAGCGGCATTTCATTGCTGTCTCTGTCCAGCATGATCACAATTGGCTGCGCGTTTGCTGCAGGAGCAGTTGTTGCACCTTTGGTTTATTAG